From Bradyrhizobium sp. sBnM-33:
GTGATCCGCTCCTTGGCGATCGCAAACGCAATGGCGCCGTCGCGCAACAGGCAGGCGCTGACATCATGGTCGTAGGTATTCAGACCAAGGACATAAGTGTGTTTTTTGGGCATGGGCACTCGTGAAGGCGGGATCGTCTTGCGCTGAGAAATGGAAATCGTGTCGACATCAAGTTGCTGGCGAGGCCTTGCGGATTTTTTTCAATTCTAACTTCTGCGGTGCACCATCTTTAAGTGTTCATCCAGCATTCAGATAGATGAATGGCGCAAGAGTCCTCGACAGACCGGCCGTAACTTGACCTTACCTGTCCTTCTTAATAAAGTCCCAAGAGCTCGAAAGAACCTTGTGAAATATTGTGTTAGCGCATCTGAACTGAGAACTATCTCGCGCGTCTAAGTGAGATAGTGCCGAAGTCCAGATGTTTGGAAGTGACCGGGAGATTCTCGAATGGCTAAACGCTACAATATCCTGACCCGCTGCCTTGCAGCGCTGGCTTTGTTGTTCGTCTACGTGGCCAGCACCTCTGCCATTCTGGTGGGCGGGACAACCACGTCCGCGCAGGCCCAACGAGGCCGAGGCTATCGCGGCGGCCGTGGCTTCTATCGCGGCGGTGGCCGTGGCTACTATCGCGGCCGAGGCCGAGGCTTCTATGGTGGGCCTGTTTTTGTACGCCCTGGCCCGCGCTGCTGGTGGAATCCCTACGGCGTCCGCGTCTGCAGGTGGTGATATAGCTCCGATCGCTGTCGGGTCAGACAAGATCATAGATGGAATCAGGCGTGCCAATGGCACGCCTTTTTTCTTTGGCCGATGCTTCCGCGCACAGTGAGCGCCGGCCGCGCTTGGCCTAGCTTGCAAGCCGCGGGATCAGCTTGAGCGCATTGCCGCGTTCGATCGACGTGATCTGTTCGTCCGTGAAAACGCCCGCCTCGCGCAATCCCTTTACGTGATCGCTGCCGGTCCGGTATGGGAAATCCGTCCCGAACACGATCTGCGACGGCGGAATGAGCGACGCCAGCGCCGACATCGCGGCGCGGTTGGAGGTCTGTGCGGTGTCGTAGAAGAATCGCTTCAACTCGGCGAGCGTGCCATCGGGCACCGTCTCCTTGGCTTTCGGCACCAGCAGCGGATGCCGAATGAAACGCTCGATCAGAAACGGCATCGTCCCGCCCGCATGCGAGAATATCCATCGAATGTCGGGAAAGCGCCTTGCATTGCCGGAGAAGACAATGTCAGCGATAGCGCGCGTCGTGTCGGTGCCGAACTCGATCATCACGGGCGGTTGCGTCGGCGCCAGGTTCACGCAGCAATTGGCCGCGGTGGGATGGGTGTAGACCAGCGCCTTGCGGCGATTGAGCTCCTCCATGACCGGCAGGAACACCGGATCGCCGAGCCACTTGTCGCCGTAGCTCGTCATCAACGCGATGCCATCGGCCTTGAGCGTATCGAGCGCATAGGCGAGCTCACGCAGGCTGCCTTCGACGTCGGTGAGCGGCAGCATCGCGAAATTGCCGAAGCGCCCGGGATAATCCGCGACCAGCTTTGCGGCATATTCGTTCGACTCGCGGCAGAGCCTTCGTGCCGTATCGCCCTTGGTGAAATTGACCGCGGGCGTGGTGACGGACAGCATCGAAGTGGCGATGCCGGCCTTGTCCATATCTGCGAGCGATTTCTCGATGGTCCAGTTCTTCATCAAGGGATCGCCGAAGCCGCTGTCGTTCGATGCGGTCACGTAAGTCGGCGGCGAAAGATGATGGTGAACGTCAATCCGGAACGGCTTTGCGTCGGCGGTTTGTGCCCCTGCCCGGCCACCACTGATGGCCGTCATTAGCACCAACGCGCCGGCACCGAGCACGAAGCCGCGCCGGCTTGGTGCGGCGAATGACTGATTTGATTGACCACAGCAGAAGCATCCCCGCAGCGGGGCCGTGCGCAAATCCGTCATTCGTTCTCTCCCGATCTTGTTTGTTGTTGCGTGCAGCCTCACCCGTCGAGAATGGCGACCGCGCGGGTCCAGCCGGCGGATGCACGCTCGATCTTCACCGGAAAGCACGACACCATAAAACCGGTCGACGGCAGTTGCTCGAGATTATGCAGCTTCTCGAGATGGCAATAGCCGATGTGGCGGCCGGCCTTGTGGCCTTCCCAGATCAGGCTGGCGTCCTTCGTCTCGGCATACTTTTTCGCGGTGTAGACGAACGGTGCATCCCAGCTCCAGCCGTCGATGCCGGTCAGGCGCACGCCGCGCTCCAACAGATACATCGTCGCCTCGTAGCCCATGCCGCAGCCGGAGGTGACATAGTCCTGCCGCCCGTATTTGGCACCGGCGCTGGTGTTCACCACCACGATATCCAGCGGTGACAGCGTATGACCGATACGCTTGAGCTCAGCCTCGACATCCTTGGCGGTAGCGACATAGCCGTCCGGCAAATGCCGGAAGTCGAGCTTCACGCCCGGCTGAAAACACCATTCCAGCGGCACCTCATCGATGGTCCATGAACGCTCGCCGCGGTTCATGGTGGGATGGAAATGCCAGGGCGCATCCAGATGCGTGCCGTTGTGGGTGGAGAGCGACACCTGCTCCACCGCCCAGCCCTGACCATCAGGCAGATCTTCCGCCTTCAACCCTTCGAAGAACTGCAGCATGCGGGGCAGGCCTTGCTGGTGATCGATGTACTGGATGGTCGGGTTGTTGCCGGGTGGATCGGCCGGCACGTCATTTTGCAGGGGAACGGAAATGTCGATCAGTTTGCGCGCCATGGCGTTTCCTCGCTGGATGTTTTTTTATGTAGCGTGGTCCAACGGCTATTGCCGCTCGACCCGGTTCTTCAAAATACCGATCTTTTCGACTTCGAGTTCGATCGTGTCGCCGTGCTCGAGATACCAGCCGAGCTCGAGCCCGCATCCATTGCCGACGGTGCCGGATCCGATGAATTCGCCGGGCATCAGGGTCTCGTCCTGGCTGATATGGGCGATGATCTCTTCGAACGAGAATAGCATGCCTTCGGTCACGCCCTGCGAGCGCATCTTGCCGTTGATGCGCGCTTCCATCTTCAATTTGTAGGGATCGCCGATCTCGTCCGGGGTGACGATCCACGGCCCTATCACGTTGCCGCCATCGAAACTCTTTCCCTTCGCCGGGCCCAGCCGCCCCTCCATTTCGATGCGCTGGGCATCGCGCGCGGAAAAGTCGTTGAAGATCGTGTAGCCGAAGATGTGATCTTTGGCCTTCGCCGGGGAGATGTTAGCGCCCTTGTTCCTGGTGATGATGCCGAATTCCAATTCGTAATCCATCACCTGGCTGTAGCGCGGCCACTTCACGGTGGTGTTAGTGCCGCGCACGCTGAAACGGTTGGTGATGTAGTAGATCGGCTGCTTGCGATAGACCTCCGGCAACTCGCCGAGCGGCTCCGCCTCGATCCGCGCCAGCTCGGCCATATCGCCTTTGACGCGTGCGGCGAGCTTGAGTTGCCCGCGCGGGGCCTGCAGGATATGCAGCGGGAACGACATGCCGTCCCGCATCTGCCGTGGCTCGGGGACCGGCGCGAGAATCTCAGTGGCATCCACCGATACGGAAAGGCTCTCGTCCTCGCCGTGTTCGTCGAACACCTTCGCAGCCTGTTCGAGCGCGGCGTCACCGGCATCGATCAGCGCCAGCATCGAAGCGAAGGCAGGATTGGCACCTCCGTTGCGGCTGGCCGCCGCCGAGAGATCAAAGAGCAGCCTGTCGCCGCTATGCACGATGGCGACCTTTTCCTGACCGCCCGACTTGATTGTTGCGAGTTTCACCTGACGCCCTCTTGTTTTTCGATGAAATATATGATCGAAAAAAATATCGATAAACAAGCCTGAAAAATGTTTGATGGGGAGAACGTCGTGAAAAAGGTCCTTGCCGCCCTTGCGGTCAGTGTGGCGCTGACCGGTATCGCCTTTGCGCAAGCCAAGATCCAGGTCGGCTGCACGGCAACCTCGGACTGCGCCTCCGCGATGGTGGCGATCGACGAAGGCATTTTCAAAAAGCACGGCCTTGAGGTCGAGATGACGCCGATCGGCATCAACTCGAACATCCCGGCAGCGATCCTGTCGAACTCGATCCAGATCGGCGGGCCGACCTCGACCGTATTTCTGCAGGCGGTCGATGGCGGGCTCGATCTCGTCGCCATCGCGGGTGCTACCGTGATGAGCCCGGTGAACCAGGACAGCATCGCCGCCTTCGTCCGCAATGGCATCACCATCAAGGAGCCGAAGGATTTCGCTGGCAAGAAGGTCGGCGCGCCCGGGCTGAATGCCTTCCTGCACGTATTGTTCGTGAAGTGGCTGGTGGAGAAAGGCGTCGATCCCAAGAGCGTCAATTTCGTCGAGGTTACCTTCCCGACCATGGCCGACATCATCAAATCCGGCGGCGTCGATGCCGTGCTGACAGCCGAACCGTTCGTGACGCGCATGACCAACGCCGGCCTCGGGTCGGTCGGCGCACGCTACGCGATCGAGCTGGCGCGCACCGATCCGATCATTTTCTACGCGGCCTCGCGCGAATGGGCCGACAAGAACGTCGCGGCGGTCAAGAAATTCCGGGAAGCGATCACCGAGTCCGCCGTCGTCGTCAACAACGACCGCGAAAAGGCCTCGAACTCGATTGCCAAATTCACCAAACAGCCGATCGAACTGGTCAAGGCGACACCGCCGAACCGTTCCGAACCGGCGCTGAAGCCTGAGCAACTCTCCTGGTGGATCGAAGTGATGTCGTCGCAAAAAATGCTGCAATCCAAGCTCGACACCTCGAAGCTGGTCCTAAAGTAAAGGATTTCGCGATGCCGGCCTCCGAGCGCCAATCGAGCCGACCGCTGACCGAGGCCGCGACGCTAACTGAGCGTGCGGCGATGCTGGTCGAGCAGGATATTCTCGCGGGCCATCTGGCGCCGGGATCGCGGCTCGGGATCCTCGATCTTGTGCAACGGTATGAGATCGGCGCGACGCCGCTGCGCGAGGGATTGTCGCGACTGATGTCGCGCGGGCTGATCGTCGGCACCGGGCAGCGCGGCTTCCGCGTCGCCGACGTCAGCCGCGAGGATCTGCTCGACATCACCACGATGCGCACGGCGATCGAGATCGAGGCCATCAGGCTGGCGATCACCCATGGCGACGATGCCTGGGAAGCCGGCATCGTCAGCGCGCTGCACCAGATGCGCCGGCACATCGAGCGGACCGGCGATGAATTCCGCGAAGGTGCGGAGGATTTCGACCGGCTGCACAAGGGCTTTCATACTGCCCTGCTAACGGCGTGCGGCTCGAAGCGCTTGCTGGCAGCCCATTCCGATCTCTACGACCAAGCCTACCGCTATCGCCGCGTGATGATGCGCTCCGTCGACAGCGGCAAGAAATTCGTCCGCGCGCATCAATTGCTCGCCGACCGCGTGATCGCCCGCGACATTCAGGGGTCCCAGGCGATGTTATCGGCGCATCTGCGTTCGACCATGGATTTCGTCTATCCCCCAGGCAACGAGAGCTGACATCATGGCAAGCGCCGCAAAACGCCTCGAAGCCGTATCCGGCACTGCCACGCCGCAGATCGCATTTGATGCAGTCACGCTGGTACTCGGCGGCAAGACCATCATCGAGAATCTGAGCCTCGGCGTCCGCCCCGGCGAATTCCTCTGCATCGTCGGCGCCTCCGGCTGCGGCAAGACCACGGCTCTGCGTTTGGCGGCCGGTCTCTACCAGCCGACCAGCGGCAAGGTGAATTTCGACGGCGAGCCAATGCGCGAGCCGCGGCGCGAGATCGCGATCGTGTTCCAGGACTACGGCAAGGCGCTGCTGCCGTGGCGCACTGCGGCAGGCAACGTCTCGCTGGCGCTGGAAGCGGGCGGCATGCCGTCGGCCGAGCGCCCTGCCCGCATCGAGGAACTGTTGCGCACGGTCGGCCTGCCCGGCCATGCCGGCAAATATCCGTCCGAAATGTCAGGCGGCATGCAGCAGCGCCTGCAGATCGCCCGCTGCCTGGCGCAGGAGCCGAAGACGCTTCTGATGGACGAGCCGTTCGGCGCGCTGGACGCGATGACGCGGCAAGGATTGCAGGACGAAGTGCTATCGTTGGTAGCGGCGAGCGGCGCCACCGTGATTTTCGTGACCCATGACCTCGACGAAGCCATCTATCTCGGCGACCGCGTCATCGGTTTGCTGCCGCACCCGGGCCGGATCGGCATCGAACTGCCGGTCAACCTGCCACGTCCGCGCAACCAGCTCTCGACCCGCGAGCATCCGGAGTTCCTGCGGCTGCGGCGTCAATTGTTCGACTTCATCAAGGCGACCGAGCAGTGACGGCGAATTCCGCCAAGGCACTGGTGCTGCCGCTCGCCGTTCTGGTGGCATTCGAAGCGTGGGCACGCGCCACCCATCTGCAAAGCGACAGCCTCGCGCCGCCGAGCGAGATTGTCATGGCGCTGTTCGGCGCATTCGCCGATCTCTCGATCCTATCAGCGACGCGCGATACCCTGTTTTCAGCGTTCGCCGGGCTCGCGATCGGAACGATCATCGGCCTTGCGCTCGGCATTGCATTCGGAATTTCGGATACCCTCAACCGCCTGATGGAAGTGACGGTCGAGGCCATCAGGCCGATCCCCTCCATCGCGCTGTTGCCGATTGCGCTGATCGCGCTCGGCTTCGGTTATCGCATGGAAATCGTGATCGTGGCGTTCGCCTGCGTCTGGCCGATTCTGATCCTGTCGCGCGCAGCCGTGCGCAGCATTGAGCCGCGGCTGATGGAAGTAGCGCGGGCACTACGGCTGCCGCCGGCACAGCGGGTCTGGAAGATCATCATCCCGGCGGCGCTGCCGCGGATCTTCGTCGCCTTCCGCCTGTCGGCCGGCATCGCGCTGATCGTCGCCGTCACCGTCGAAATCGCAATCAACCCGCTCGGCCTCGGCGCCGGCATCATGCTGGCGCAGCAGGCGCTGCGTCCCGACCTGATGCTGGCCTATCTGGTCTGGATCGGCATGATCGGCTACGCGCTGAACGTCCTTTTGACCGTCGCCCAGAACCGCCTGTTCGGCCGCGCCGCATTGAGCGGAGACGGCGCATGAACCGCGCGGCCCTCCTCTGGCGCGTGGCGAGCTTTGCGGTTGCGGCCGGCTTCGTCGCGATATGGCAACTGATCGCCAATTTGAAACTGGTCTCGCCGGTGTTCCTGCCGGGACCGGACCGAGCCTGGGCTGCGCTGGTGCGCGGGTTTTCCTCCGGCGATCTCTGGAGCAAGCTCGCCGGCACGCTCGAACACATGGCCTATGGCTGGCTCGCCGCCTCCATTGCGGGCATCGCGATCGGCGCGATCGTCGGATCCTCGCGGACGATGCGGACCTATGTCGCGCCGTCGCTTGAGTTTTTACGGCCGCTGCCGGTCTCGGCGATCATTCCGGTGGCGATCGCGATGCTCGGGCTGACGCAGGCGATGGCGCTGTTCGTGATCGCCTTTGGTGCGATCTGGCCGATCATGCTGGCGACCATCCACGGTTTTGCGGCCGTCGAGCCGCGGCTCTACGAGGTCGCGCGGTCGCTGCAGATGTCGCGGCTCGCGGTGATCTTCAAGATTGCGCTGCCCTCCGCCAGTCCCGACATCCTCGCCGGCATGCGCCTTAGCCTGACGGTGGCGCTGATCCTGTCGGTGGTCTGCGAAATCCTGGCCGGCCTCGACGGGCTCGGCCATTGGGTTCTGCTGTCAGCGCGCGCATTCCGCTCGGCCGACCTGTTCGCCGGTGTCATCCTGCTTGGCGTCACCGGTTACGTGACATCGGTGGCGATGTCGCTGGCGGAGCATCGGCTGTTGGCGTGGCAAGCGGCGCAGCGGTGATCGCCGGCAGTCGGGCAGTTGCGGCTACGTATCTGCGACAGGCCGAGCCGAAACCTCCGGCTTCTTCGGCGCCGTCATAAGGCGCCGCCAACCCCGTCCGACCCAGCGCCACAACGCCCGGAGACTGAAGGTGACGAGCACCTCATGGTGCCGCATCCCCTTGCCGCCCTTGACCAGCCCGAGATCGCGAATGATGCAGTACGTCCCGCTGCTCATGCGGGCGAACTTCGCATCCCGAAAATGATTGCGCACGCGCGACAACATGCGTGCAGCATGCACCGCGGATCGATTTCGTCAATCTTGACGGCTGCCGAATCGACCCCGCCGGAGTACGAAAGCCGTCAGAGCGTTGCGTTGTCGTTGCGTTCGCCGATGCGATACAGTTGCGCGGTCCGAACCGGCACGCGACCCAGCACCGCACGCCGCTCGTTCATGCGCGTGCTCGGCGAATCCGGCTGCGCAAAGCACTCAAGGATCTGAATGCGGATTTCCTCCGCGAGCGGGCCTTCGACCCGACGCATGCGATTCCAGAGCCGGATGATTTCGCGTTGCTTCTCGACATCCATTGGTCACCTCCGAAGAACGACCAAAGAGAACATAACAGGAACAATATTGCAAGCCCGCGAATTCGCCAGCGGTATCACAAGTCATGAAAGTGAAATTTGCAGTATACAGATCCGCGCGACGCTATTGTTTGCCGGCGTCAGTAACGCCTCGACCACCGGCCATTGAGCGCGCGGCGAAGGCAGCTACGCCTGAGGTCCAGGTTCAAGCCTAAAAGCAGAGACTGAGAATTTTTAGTCGGCAAGCCTCGGCTGCGCGCGGCTTGGATTTCGCAGCGCTGGCCTGCTTTAAAGCCTTCGGCGAATCCTTTGGCGAACTCTTCGGCGTCTTGGGACGCTCATAGTCGCCTGCGATCACCATGGCCCAATACGTGCGACCGGTCTTCGCGCTTTTCACGCTGGCAACGCCCACGCGCGTCGCGCCGGGCAGCAGGAGATTCTTTCGGTGCCCCGACGAATTGATCCACTGGTCGAGCGTTTTGGGAAAACCGTCGTAGCCGTACGCAATGTTCTCTGCGGCGCGGCCTGCGCCTGCCGGGCCGACACGCGTATTGAAACGGCCAAGGACATCGTGATCCAGTTTGTCCTTTGCGGCCATTGCCTGGGCTTGATCGTGTGCAATCCGTGTGAGAGTCGCATCCAGGGTTACGCGCTTCTGCCCGTGCTTTAGCCGAAAATCAGAAATCATCTGCGCGGGATTGGCCGCCGCCGGCTGACTCCATGCGGCGGCAAAGCAAATCACCAGCCCCAGCAGAAGGGCCTGCCGTGCCAGAATGACTGTCTTCCTACCAGCCACAATTGTTCCCCCTGCCTCTCCCAATTGTGCTGGGAAGATTCAATCCGAAAAAGACGTTGCAAGTCATTGATTTTATTGGTCGGGGCAGCTGGATTCGAACCAACGACCTGCAGTACCCAAAACTGCCGCGCTACCAGGCTGCGCTATACCCCGATCTGACGCTGGAAATGCTCGATACACGCTAAACCCGCAGCCATCAAGGCGATGGACACGCCGTCAGCGCTTGTTGAACAGCGGGTGCGCCACCCGGTCGCCGGGCTGAATGCCGTATTTCTGCGCCGTGCCGGCAATCACTTCCAGCACCGCCCTGGCGGGCCCACCCGAAGAGACGATCTTCGTGGAGAGCGGCTCGGTGTTTTCGGCAATCCGCAGGATGCGGCCGTCGGCGCGGATGAAGATCATGTCGAGCGGAATGTAAGTGTTCTTCATCCACATCGAGATCTGCTGCTCCGGCGAGAAATCGAACAGCATGCCTTTGCCGTCGGGGAGTTCTTTCCGGTACATCAGCCCCTGGGTCTTCTCCTCCTCCGTCGTCGCCATCTCGACCAGGAACACGCGTACGCCTGACTTGGTGGCGATCTCGAGCGGCTGAACGCTCGCAGCCCGCGCGGCAGGATTGGCGCAGAGGATGAGGACCACAGCAAACGCAGCGGCCAGCGCCGTCACCAGGCGGCCTGGGATGCGAAGCCGCGCAACCGTTAAAGCGAAATTCATCAAAGCACTCACGCCGGATATCTCAGGAGAAATTGCCGGGAACCCTAACCTGAGGATTGCGGCAAATGCCAGAGGCCGCCGCGCTGGTGCGCGACGTCCGGCTCACGTTTGCGTCAGTGGTACGGCAGGATCAATGCGACGACAGCGCCGACGGGCCCGTCTCCGGATGAATTTCGGCCGCCATCATGCCCTTCGACCCGGGCCCGTAGCGTACCAGCACGTACTGGCCGGGCCGCAGTTCGGTCATGCCGAAGCGGCGCAGCGTTTCCATGTGGACGAAAATGTCCGGCGTGCCCTCGCCGCAGGTCAGGAATCCAAAACCGCGCAGCCGGTTGAACCATTTGACCTGCGCCCGCTCCAGACCGCTGGTCGGAGTAACGCTGACATGAGTCCGAGGCGGCAGCATCTGCGCCGGATGGATCGCGGTGGACTCGTCCATCGAGACGATCCGGAACGCCTGATAGCCCTTGGCACGCTGCACACATTCGACCACCAGCCGCGCGCCTTCATAGGCCGTCTGGTAACCGTCGCGCCTGAGCACGGTGACGTGCAGCAGCACATCGGGCCAGCCATTATCCGGCACGATGAAACCATAGCCCTTCGAAGCATCGAACCATTTGATGACGCCCGATATTTCGACAAGGTTAGCTGCGGCATCGCCGAGCCCCGACAGCGCGTCCACCGCCGGATCGCGCTGTGCGCCGGCTGCGTATTCACCTGGTCCAAGCCTGTTCTGCCCTGTCCCGCCTGTCGGCGGCCCCCCGAGCTTCTTGGACCCAAATTCGTCCGACCCCATGACCCCGGACCTCACACTTCAAAAAGCGGTCCACTGTCGCCGTAGCGGACCGGAACACGCGCCCTACCATGACCATCATGATAACGCAGCGCGAATCTCTCGAATCAAAAGATAACACTCTCGATTGTGCCGCATACTAAAAAAAACAAAATTGTGGGGGCTATGAACAGGCTTGCACAGCCGCGAATCAATTGGAGATCAATTGCCTACAAACGGTCCGAGCGTTTCTCCGATGTCGTGACGGATAACAAGATCGGCCACGTCGTCCTGTTCCGTGGGCTCATTATTGATGATCACGAGCTTCGCGCCGCAGTTCTTGGCCATCAGCGGAAAACCTGCGGCGGGCCAAACAACTAGCGACGATCCGACTGCCAGGAACAGGTCGCAATGCTGTGCCAGTTCGGTGGCGCGGCGCATCGCGTCTTCCGGCATCGCCTGTCCGAACGAAATCGTGGCCGTCTTTACCGGCTCGTCGCAGATGGTGCAGTCGGGAGCGCTACCGGTTTCCTCGAAACGCTGCTTTACCCAAGGAAGGTCATAGGCATGTCCGCAGCCGATGCAGCGGGCATAGGTGGTGTTGCCGTGCAGTTCGATCACGTCATCGGCCCTGAAGCCTGACGCCTGATGCAAATTGTCGATGTTCTGCGTGATGATCGCCGGTGTCTTGCCGGCCTTGTAGAGCGTGGCCAGCGCGCGATGCCCGCGGCCGGGCTTGGCCGCGGCAAAGGTTGCCTCCATCGCAAAGCGTCGCCGCCAGGCCTCGGCCCGCGCGTCGGCGCTTGCAACGAATTCATCGAACGCGATCGGGCGGTTGCGGGTCCACAGGCCGCCCGGGGAACGGAAATCCGGAATGCCGCATTCGGTGGAAATGCCGGCGCCGGTAAAGGGAACGATACATGCAGCTTCGGCGATCATGTTGCCGAGCTGCTCGACGCCGCTGCGCAAATCCTTGGCGATCACCGCTGACATTTTCCGATTTGTTGGACCGCGCGGATTATAGCACGGTCGTTCGGATTGCCAGTCCGATGTGCGGCTGCCGGCAGCGCCGCACGCACGTCTGGCAAGGCGGCCTTATCAAGCCGATGCCGCGCCGCCCTTGTCACGCCGACGCGTCATGCGGCCTTGGCTACCGATTCCTTCGGCTCCCTGGCTTCTTCCGACTTCTTCGCTTTGGGCGCGGGTGCGCTTTCCGTCTTCTTCACCGGTGGCTTGCCGTATTGGGCTAGTTTTTCCAGTTCCGCTTCGAGTTCGGCGCGGCGCGCAGCGACTTTCTCAAACAACTTGTCGGTGGCGCGCTCGCGCAGGCCTGCGAGCTCTTCGATGCTCAATGAGTCCAGATCGATCTTTGCCATTGGAACCTCCCGTTTGTCTTTCGCTAACGGGAACCCGCATGAGCGACAAGAATGCGCCACACCTTATCCACCACCGTCGCTTCAGACGGCACGTGATTACAATGCCTCCCCATTCACGCCCCATTCGCGCGCGCCAATGATGGCGGGGCGCGAATCAAACAAAAATCGGATGGGTGATGACGGAGAAGGAAGAAAGACTCGCGCGCGACCGTGCCGAAATCGCAGCACGCGTCGCGAGCTTCAGGCAAACCCAGCAGAAGTTCGA
This genomic window contains:
- a CDS encoding SIR2 family NAD-dependent protein deacylase, translating into MIAKDLRSGVEQLGNMIAEAACIVPFTGAGISTECGIPDFRSPGGLWTRNRPIAFDEFVASADARAEAWRRRFAMEATFAAAKPGRGHRALATLYKAGKTPAIITQNIDNLHQASGFRADDVIELHGNTTYARCIGCGHAYDLPWVKQRFEETGSAPDCTICDEPVKTATISFGQAMPEDAMRRATELAQHCDLFLAVGSSLVVWPAAGFPLMAKNCGAKLVIINNEPTEQDDVADLVIRHDIGETLGPFVGN